Proteins co-encoded in one Syntrophus gentianae genomic window:
- a CDS encoding aminotransferase class V-fold PLP-dependent enzyme, with amino-acid sequence MVYFDNASTSYPKPECVYTEMDRCLREYCANPGRGAHAMSRTAAQGVAETRAIIARFFNFGDPERIIFTKNATEALNIAIKGSLRRGDHVIATMMEHNSVVRPLIELEKENGVEVTFLAGDMYGEVTPSDVAANIRRNTRLIVCTISANTNGIFMPVAEIGNIANRYGIPFLVDGSQGAGSVDIDFKAMKINLLAFPGHKGLFGPQGTGGLCISPGIELKPLLQGGTGSDSENPSQPQVLPEALESGTLNTPGIIGLGAGVFFINQVGRQNIEDHKQRLITRMHEELSIHPKIHIYSSKEPGKNSGVVAINIDGIVSTHVSKILDEQYSIATRAGLHCAPFAHKALGYTAKGGVLRLSVGYFNTQDEVEFTLHALQEIADRSVDVPYELKTHQCIQCGACSRSF; translated from the coding sequence ATGGTTTATTTTGATAACGCGTCAACATCATATCCCAAACCTGAATGTGTCTATACTGAAATGGATCGTTGTCTGCGGGAGTATTGTGCCAATCCCGGCCGGGGCGCCCATGCCATGTCACGGACCGCTGCTCAGGGCGTTGCAGAGACAAGGGCCATTATCGCCCGCTTTTTCAATTTTGGTGATCCCGAACGGATCATCTTTACAAAAAATGCTACGGAAGCACTTAACATCGCCATCAAGGGAAGTTTGCGGCGGGGGGATCATGTCATCGCAACGATGATGGAGCACAATTCGGTCGTCCGGCCATTGATCGAGCTTGAAAAAGAGAACGGTGTCGAGGTTACTTTTCTGGCTGGCGATATGTATGGTGAAGTGACGCCCAGCGATGTTGCCGCCAATATCCGCAGAAATACCCGCTTGATTGTCTGCACCATTTCCGCCAATACCAACGGCATCTTCATGCCGGTCGCTGAGATAGGAAACATTGCGAATCGCTATGGAATTCCCTTTCTTGTTGACGGATCGCAGGGTGCAGGGTCGGTCGATATTGACTTCAAAGCGATGAAAATCAATCTTCTGGCATTTCCGGGGCACAAGGGCCTTTTCGGTCCCCAGGGAACGGGAGGGCTGTGCATTTCGCCGGGTATCGAACTCAAACCCCTTCTCCAGGGAGGGACAGGCAGCGATTCAGAAAACCCGTCACAGCCGCAAGTACTCCCGGAGGCTTTGGAAAGTGGCACCCTCAACACACCGGGGATTATCGGCCTCGGAGCAGGTGTTTTCTTTATCAACCAGGTAGGGCGGCAGAATATCGAAGATCACAAACAGCGCTTAATAACTCGTATGCATGAGGAGCTGTCGATACATCCGAAGATACACATTTACAGCAGCAAAGAACCCGGAAAGAATTCGGGTGTTGTGGCGATCAATATCGACGGAATTGTATCAACGCATGTCAGCAAGATTCTCGATGAACAATACTCGATTGCGACACGAGCGGGGCTGCACTGCGCGCCATTTGCCCATAAGGCGCTGGGATATACCGCCAAGGGCGGTGTTCTGCGGTTGAGCGTAGGCTACTTTAACACACAGGACGAAGTGGAATTTACCTTACATGCCCTCCAGGAAATTGCCGACCGATCGGTTGACGTTCCCTATGAGTTAAAGACGCATCAATGCATACAATGTGGAGCCTGCAGTCGATCCTTTTAA
- a CDS encoding MOSC domain-containing protein yields MIADSGIQGDAHAGILPNRQVSLLATESIEKIRNKGLDIHFGDFAENLTTEGVILHLLPLGTRLKIGPDVLTEVTQIGKVCHDRCAIFNTIGDCVMPREGIFVKVLTEGVVRVGDEITLIS; encoded by the coding sequence ATGATTGCAGACTCTGGCATTCAAGGCGATGCCCATGCAGGCATTCTGCCGAATCGCCAGGTCAGTTTGCTGGCTACGGAAAGCATCGAAAAAATCAGAAATAAGGGATTGGATATCCATTTCGGCGATTTTGCGGAAAATCTTACCACAGAGGGGGTCATTCTGCATCTCCTTCCGCTGGGGACGAGGCTGAAGATCGGTCCGGATGTCCTCACGGAGGTGACTCAGATCGGAAAGGTCTGCCATGACCGTTGCGCAATTTTCAACACCATCGGGGACTGCGTTATGCCCCGGGAGGGGATTTTTGTCAAAGTCCTTACCGAAGGGGTCGTCCGGGTGGGGGATGAGATTACCCTGATTTCTTAA
- a CDS encoding prolipoprotein diacylglyceryl transferase, translating to MHPILFKIVSYPVYSYGFFIAMGVMSGFLYTYWQGKRQFGMTFDQTYALFFLLVLVGGIGGKAFVLFEDPLYFLQNPQKLLSGTGFVFYGTLLLTIPTMLWYFKKIKIPIPGMLDIMAVVGCIMHIFGRTGCFLAGCCHGKPTDSIFGVTFTDRLCQAEPLNTPLHPTQLYEVAWIAGIMAFLIFLKSRKTFDGQIFLIYLMAYGAGRGVIEFFRGDDQRGFLFGNIISTSQFISILIIAIAAYFYFRMNKKRAMP from the coding sequence ATGCATCCCATTCTTTTTAAAATAGTATCCTATCCTGTCTACTCCTATGGTTTTTTCATCGCCATGGGGGTGATGTCCGGGTTTCTCTATACCTATTGGCAAGGGAAGAGGCAATTCGGAATGACCTTCGACCAGACCTACGCCCTTTTTTTTCTGCTTGTTCTCGTTGGCGGGATCGGCGGCAAGGCATTTGTCCTCTTCGAAGATCCATTGTACTTTCTCCAAAACCCACAAAAATTACTCTCCGGAACCGGCTTCGTTTTTTATGGAACACTCCTGTTAACCATACCCACCATGCTTTGGTATTTCAAAAAGATAAAAATTCCGATTCCGGGGATGCTCGATATCATGGCTGTCGTCGGGTGCATCATGCATATCTTCGGCAGAACCGGCTGTTTCCTGGCAGGCTGCTGCCACGGCAAACCCACCGACAGTATATTTGGCGTAACATTCACCGATCGGCTTTGTCAGGCGGAGCCCCTCAATACCCCTCTCCACCCCACACAACTCTATGAAGTGGCATGGATTGCCGGCATTATGGCATTTCTGATTTTTTTAAAGTCAAGGAAGACCTTTGATGGTCAGATCTTTTTGATATATCTGATGGCCTATGGTGCAGGACGGGGTGTCATTGAATTTTTCCGGGGTGATGACCAACGGGGATTCCTCTTTGGCAACATCATTTCGACTTCTCAGTTTATTTCAATCTTGATCATTGCAATAGCGGCATATTTCTATTTCAGGATGAACAAAAAACGAGCCATGCCGTGA
- the nifS gene encoding cysteine desulfurase NifS produces the protein MDRIYLDNAATTQPAPEVIEAMLSCLRKTYGNPSSLHSVGLEARGLIESARRKMAAFINASPDEVIFTGSGTESNNTVIKGIALSLQDKGNHIISTAIEHHAVHAPLSFLEEQGFKVTYLPNDDEGLVDPDDLKKAISEKTILVSVMHANNEIGTIEPIRELGAICRERGIYFHTDAVQTFGHLPIDVQEMNIDLLSASAHKLYGPKGIGLLYARKGVKIKPLLHGGDQEKRRRASTENTPGIAGFAKAVELAATEMEREALRQTRLRDRLISALLELVPESRLNGHPKLRLPNNINMSFAYVEGEAMLLNLDMQGISVSTGSACTSASLEPSHVLAALGLTQELSHGSLRFSLSRSTTEEEIEQVISTLTPIIAQLRAMSPLYRKQAVK, from the coding sequence ATGGACCGGATCTATTTGGACAACGCAGCAACGACGCAGCCGGCGCCTGAAGTAATCGAGGCCATGCTCTCCTGCCTTCGAAAAACTTACGGCAATCCCTCCAGTCTGCATTCCGTCGGGCTGGAAGCAAGGGGGCTGATCGAGTCTGCGCGGCGGAAGATGGCGGCTTTCATCAATGCGTCGCCTGATGAAGTGATCTTTACGGGATCGGGAACGGAAAGCAACAATACGGTCATCAAGGGAATCGCCCTGTCCCTTCAGGATAAGGGCAATCACATCATTTCGACGGCGATTGAACATCATGCCGTCCACGCACCCCTTTCTTTCCTTGAAGAGCAGGGATTCAAAGTGACTTATCTGCCGAACGACGATGAAGGACTGGTCGATCCCGATGACCTGAAAAAAGCCATTTCAGAGAAAACCATCCTGGTCAGTGTCATGCACGCCAACAATGAAATCGGCACGATAGAACCCATTCGAGAGCTTGGCGCCATCTGCCGGGAAAGGGGTATATATTTTCATACCGATGCCGTCCAGACCTTTGGCCATCTCCCGATTGATGTCCAGGAGATGAACATCGATCTGTTGAGCGCTTCGGCCCACAAGCTGTACGGGCCAAAGGGTATAGGGCTTCTTTATGCGAGAAAAGGCGTGAAAATCAAGCCGTTGCTCCACGGCGGCGATCAGGAAAAGCGACGCCGGGCATCAACGGAGAATACTCCCGGAATAGCCGGTTTTGCAAAGGCAGTCGAACTGGCAGCCACGGAAATGGAAAGGGAAGCTTTACGTCAGACTCGATTAAGGGACCGGCTCATATCCGCTCTACTCGAGCTTGTTCCGGAAAGCAGACTCAACGGACATCCGAAGCTGCGGCTCCCCAATAACATCAATATGTCCTTTGCCTATGTGGAGGGCGAGGCCATGCTGCTCAATCTGGATATGCAGGGGATTTCCGTCTCCACCGGGAGTGCCTGCACTTCCGCAAGTCTTGAACCATCCCATGTTTTAGCCGCCCTGGGTCTGACGCAGGAACTCTCTCACGGTTCCCTTCGGTTTTCCCTCAGCCGCAGCACGACGGAGGAGGAGATTGAGCAGGTCATCTCCACCCTGACGCCGATCATTGCGCAACTCAGGGCCATGTCTCCCTTATACAGGAAGCAGGCGGTAAAATGA
- the fdhD gene encoding formate dehydrogenase accessory sulfurtransferase FdhD, whose amino-acid sequence MELFVIKKITPEGIITEDKALSEEIPLTIEVNGSELATILASPVHIDDLAKGFLFTAGMITEVSEIKSLYVDMDRYRAVVEVEGNPQDFIFKRIYTSGCGKGVIFHNPLDVMGKTALEDGFQISATKLISLMKEFITNQPVYSDARGVHEAAMASAEEIYVTRVDIGRHNAIDKVIGASLAAGIDMSDKILLTTGRVSSEIFSKILRSRIPVIAALGSATNQAAKLARVTNITLVARARGGRGEILSGEQRII is encoded by the coding sequence ATGGAACTATTTGTCATCAAAAAGATCACACCCGAAGGAATCATCACGGAGGATAAGGCTTTAAGCGAAGAGATCCCCCTGACCATCGAAGTAAACGGGAGCGAATTGGCAACCATTCTGGCAAGTCCAGTGCATATCGATGATCTGGCAAAGGGCTTTCTTTTTACCGCTGGAATGATTACGGAGGTATCGGAAATAAAAAGCCTTTATGTCGATATGGACCGCTACCGGGCCGTCGTCGAAGTGGAGGGCAACCCACAGGATTTCATTTTCAAGCGCATCTACACCTCAGGATGCGGAAAGGGAGTCATTTTCCACAACCCTCTGGATGTGATGGGAAAAACGGCCCTTGAAGACGGTTTTCAAATATCAGCCACGAAACTGATTTCCCTGATGAAGGAATTCATAACCAACCAGCCGGTGTACTCTGACGCCCGTGGTGTTCATGAGGCCGCAATGGCTTCGGCGGAAGAAATCTATGTGACCCGGGTGGACATCGGCAGGCACAATGCGATCGACAAGGTGATCGGCGCCTCGCTGGCCGCCGGGATTGATATGTCCGACAAGATTCTGCTGACAACCGGAAGGGTCTCTTCGGAGATCTTCTCCAAGATCCTCCGGTCAAGAATCCCCGTGATTGCGGCACTCGGTTCAGCGACCAATCAGGCCGCAAAGCTCGCCAGGGTCACCAACATCACCCTGGTCGCAAGAGCAAGAGGGGGGCGTGGGGAGATCCTCAGCGGGGAGCAGAGAATCATCTGA
- the larE gene encoding ATP-dependent sacrificial sulfur transferase LarE translates to MMEKMDALRKLISMYPSAIAAFSGGVDSTFLAVVTHRILGERFLAVTAVSPTYPESQLKEAEELAVRFGFPHQVIFTDEFDDPDYINNPPERCYFCKRSLFRELKRIAGEKQFAILLDGANVDDLSDFRPGHRAASEMKVRKPLQEVELTKAEIRELSRQMGLPTWNKPAYACLASRIPYGRIITVEALARIDQAESFLISLGFQEIRVRDHFPVARLEIGQTDLEQAWKLRAQISAKLHELGFPYVTIDLDGFRSGSMNAVLPKELTA, encoded by the coding sequence ATGATGGAAAAAATGGATGCCCTCCGAAAGCTGATTTCTATGTATCCCAGTGCGATCGCGGCGTTTTCGGGAGGGGTGGACAGCACTTTTCTGGCCGTGGTGACCCACCGCATTCTTGGAGAAAGATTTCTGGCAGTGACCGCCGTTTCACCCACCTATCCCGAGTCTCAACTGAAAGAGGCCGAAGAACTGGCAGTCCGGTTCGGCTTTCCTCATCAGGTCATCTTTACCGATGAATTTGACGATCCCGACTATATCAATAACCCGCCGGAACGATGCTATTTCTGCAAACGGTCTCTATTTCGGGAATTGAAGCGGATCGCGGGCGAAAAGCAATTTGCCATTCTTCTTGACGGTGCAAATGTCGATGACCTTTCGGATTTCCGGCCGGGCCATCGCGCCGCTTCCGAGATGAAGGTACGTAAGCCCTTGCAGGAAGTGGAACTGACCAAAGCGGAGATTCGGGAGCTGTCAAGACAGATGGGGCTTCCCACCTGGAATAAACCGGCCTATGCCTGCCTGGCTTCACGGATCCCCTACGGCCGGATCATTACCGTCGAAGCCCTGGCCAGAATCGATCAGGCGGAAAGTTTCTTAATCTCGCTGGGTTTTCAGGAAATTCGAGTCCGGGATCACTTTCCCGTCGCACGGCTGGAAATCGGCCAGACCGATCTGGAACAGGCATGGAAGCTCCGGGCTCAGATCTCCGCAAAGCTGCATGAACTTGGATTTCCTTACGTAACCATTGATTTGGATGGATTTCGATCTGGAAGTATGAACGCCGTTTTGCCGAAAGAGTTGACGGCCTAG
- the epsC gene encoding serine O-acetyltransferase EpsC, with protein sequence MEEPGNLEQETRICRTEATSHSRHREALPEIIDSIVATCQKETCLSHISPELIPSRQAVREILSRMRQLLFPGYFSRENIDPVNLKYEIGSMVTVLFELLARQISHSFRHQCFRYNLPCVGCEEKGYQEALTLLGSVPGLQRILATDVLAALEGDPAAGSTDEIIFSYPATLAISVYRIAHQLYGQKIPLLPRMMTEYSHSVTGIDIHPGAAIGESFFIDHGTGVVIGETTEIGNRVRIYQGVTLGALSLPKDAGTLLRGKKRHPTIEDDVIIYAGATILGGDTTIGARSTIGGNVWITESVPADTRVIMEEPRLHFK encoded by the coding sequence ATGGAAGAACCCGGAAATCTGGAACAGGAAACAAGAATATGCAGGACCGAGGCAACCTCACATTCCCGTCACCGCGAGGCCCTTCCGGAAATCATTGATTCGATCGTTGCCACCTGCCAGAAGGAGACCTGCTTGTCCCACATCAGCCCGGAACTCATCCCCTCCAGGCAGGCCGTCAGGGAAATCCTGAGCCGCATGAGGCAGCTGCTCTTTCCCGGATATTTTTCCCGGGAGAACATCGATCCGGTTAATCTGAAATATGAAATCGGCTCCATGGTCACGGTTCTTTTTGAATTGCTGGCCAGACAGATATCCCACAGCTTCCGGCATCAATGTTTCCGTTATAACCTGCCCTGTGTGGGATGCGAGGAAAAGGGCTATCAGGAAGCGCTAACCCTGCTGGGCAGTGTCCCGGGTCTGCAGAGAATACTGGCTACCGATGTGCTCGCCGCCTTGGAGGGCGATCCCGCCGCCGGCAGTACCGATGAGATCATCTTCAGTTACCCCGCCACGTTAGCCATCAGCGTCTACCGCATTGCCCACCAGCTCTACGGGCAGAAAATCCCCCTGCTCCCCCGGATGATGACGGAATACTCCCACAGCGTCACCGGCATCGACATTCACCCCGGCGCCGCCATCGGCGAAAGTTTCTTTATCGATCACGGCACGGGGGTCGTCATCGGGGAGACCACGGAAATCGGCAACCGGGTGCGCATCTACCAGGGGGTTACGCTGGGCGCCCTGTCTCTTCCCAAGGATGCCGGGACACTCCTGCGGGGAAAGAAGCGCCATCCCACCATCGAAGACGATGTCATCATCTATGCTGGGGCCACGATTCTCGGCGGGGACACCACCATCGGCGCCCGTTCCACGATTGGTGGCAATGTCTGGATAACGGAATCAGTCCCAGCGGATACCCGGGTCATCATGGAAGAACCCCGTCTGCATTTCAAATGA
- a CDS encoding MFS transporter: MEQFKEKPMYTYLMVLVICASAGLQGWMALFTNFAKEVVGVNGFQIGVAQAVREIPGFLTFLVMYVLLVMKEHRLSAWSVVLLGIGIGATGFFPTFPGLLMVTVIMSIGFHYFETTNKSLTVQYFDLKDAPVVFARLRGYGALANITVGSIVWFLSYFIPYQLNFLLLGIFISLAGIYMLSKNPVQEHGLPPQNKLVLRRKYWLYYVLNFLSGARRQIFIVFAVFLLVEKYRLSVSTIAGIYVLNYILTYLTNRYISRAINVYGERVVLSLESASLFVLFLGYAFIENAWVAVILYVLDSIFFNFAIGLNTYLQKTADPGDLAQSTAIGFTINHISAVVIPLVGGSLWLLNWKLPFLIGACLTVISLYFTQKIRTQTR, translated from the coding sequence ATGGAACAGTTTAAAGAAAAGCCGATGTATACCTACCTCATGGTTCTGGTGATCTGCGCCAGTGCTGGATTGCAGGGATGGATGGCCCTGTTTACGAATTTCGCCAAGGAAGTGGTGGGGGTAAACGGTTTTCAGATCGGCGTGGCTCAGGCGGTCCGAGAAATTCCCGGCTTCCTGACCTTCCTGGTCATGTATGTCCTGCTGGTCATGAAGGAGCATCGCTTGTCGGCCTGGTCCGTGGTCCTGCTGGGGATCGGGATCGGGGCGACCGGTTTTTTCCCGACTTTTCCCGGATTGCTGATGGTCACGGTGATCATGTCGATCGGGTTTCATTATTTTGAAACGACGAACAAATCCCTGACGGTTCAGTATTTCGATCTGAAAGATGCGCCTGTTGTCTTTGCCCGGCTGAGAGGGTACGGGGCTCTGGCAAACATTACGGTAGGATCGATTGTCTGGTTTCTTTCCTATTTTATACCGTATCAGCTGAATTTTCTGCTTCTGGGGATCTTTATTTCCTTGGCGGGAATTTACATGCTCTCGAAAAATCCCGTTCAGGAGCATGGGCTTCCACCGCAGAACAAACTCGTCCTCCGCCGGAAATACTGGCTTTACTATGTCCTGAATTTTCTCAGCGGCGCCCGGAGACAGATTTTTATTGTTTTTGCCGTCTTCCTCCTCGTTGAAAAATACCGGCTGAGTGTCAGCACCATCGCCGGCATTTATGTCCTGAACTATATCCTGACGTACCTGACCAACCGTTATATCTCCAGGGCGATCAACGTTTATGGCGAGCGGGTGGTCCTCTCCCTCGAAAGCGCCAGCCTCTTTGTCCTATTTCTCGGTTATGCCTTTATCGAAAATGCCTGGGTAGCGGTCATTCTCTACGTTCTGGACAGCATCTTCTTCAATTTTGCCATCGGGTTGAATACCTATCTCCAGAAAACGGCCGATCCAGGAGACCTGGCACAGAGCACCGCCATCGGGTTCACGATCAACCATATCTCCGCCGTGGTTATTCCCCTGGTGGGGGGCAGCCTGTGGCTGCTGAACTGGAAACTGCCCTTTCTCATCGGCGCCTGCTTGACGGTGATTTCGCTGTACTTCACGCAGAAGATTCGAACCCAGACGCGCTGA
- the ftsH gene encoding ATP-dependent zinc metalloprotease FtsH has product MKVKSKQFLLSLIYLLVAILILVTLNRFVPYREPVSISYSEFKILLREGLVNEVEISNDKIDGNLLPGAYNRILALRNEKDDAKARKLRETKAFSTARIQDPDLVKELDQKGTRYTAMRESPWIGTLVSWGATMFLFLLFWAFILRRMGGAGQGLMAVGKSKAKIYVEGETKVTFVDVAGVDEAEGELQEVIEFLRDPKRFQSLGGKIPKGILLVGPPGTGKTLLAKAVAGEAKVAFLSLSGSAFVEMFVGVGAARVRDLFDEAEKHAPAIIFIDEIDALGKARGVSPMSGIDEREQTLTQLLSEMDGFDTRKGVIIMAATNRPEILDAALLRAGRFDRHILVDRPDLKGREDIFRVHTKKVILAPEIDLKVLASMTPGMVGADIANIVNEAALLAARKDKKAIDMGDFEEAVERTVAGLEKKSRVINKKEKEIVSYHESGHAIVASRLPHADPVRRVSIIPRGIAALGYTIQLPTEDRYLLTKGELLDKITVMLGGRAAEEVIFGEPSTGARDDLAKATEIAINMVKTYGMSDELGLLALERNRALFLGVPGYEKDYSEETAGKIDAEVKRILTEAYEKAKYILMEDTEKLRNISSILREKEMIEGDELRNLLQGTKRSGT; this is encoded by the coding sequence ATGAAGGTTAAAAGTAAGCAGTTCCTTCTCAGTCTTATTTATTTGCTGGTTGCCATCCTCATTCTTGTCACCCTTAACCGCTTCGTACCCTACCGTGAACCTGTCTCGATCAGTTACAGTGAATTCAAAATCCTCCTGAGGGAAGGGTTAGTCAATGAGGTCGAGATTTCGAATGATAAAATAGATGGCAACCTGTTGCCGGGAGCCTATAACCGGATTTTGGCCCTCCGGAATGAAAAAGACGATGCTAAGGCACGGAAACTCAGGGAAACCAAGGCGTTTTCCACCGCCAGGATACAGGATCCGGATCTCGTGAAAGAACTCGATCAAAAGGGGACCCGCTACACGGCGATGCGCGAATCGCCGTGGATCGGCACACTCGTTTCCTGGGGCGCCACCATGTTTCTTTTCCTGCTCTTCTGGGCATTTATCCTGCGCAGAATGGGGGGAGCCGGGCAAGGTCTCATGGCCGTTGGGAAAAGCAAGGCGAAAATCTATGTGGAAGGGGAAACCAAAGTCACTTTCGTGGATGTGGCCGGCGTCGATGAAGCGGAGGGAGAACTGCAGGAGGTCATCGAGTTTCTCCGGGACCCCAAAAGATTTCAGAGTCTCGGCGGCAAGATCCCCAAGGGCATCCTGCTGGTGGGACCGCCGGGGACGGGGAAAACCTTGCTTGCCAAAGCTGTGGCCGGGGAAGCCAAGGTTGCCTTTTTAAGTCTGAGCGGATCAGCCTTCGTCGAGATGTTTGTCGGCGTTGGGGCGGCGCGTGTCCGGGACCTGTTCGATGAGGCGGAAAAGCATGCTCCCGCGATTATTTTCATCGATGAGATCGATGCCCTGGGAAAGGCGCGGGGTGTGAGTCCGATGTCGGGAATTGACGAAAGAGAGCAGACTCTGACGCAACTCCTTTCCGAGATGGACGGCTTCGATACCCGAAAAGGAGTCATCATCATGGCCGCGACGAACCGTCCCGAGATCCTCGATGCCGCCTTGTTGCGTGCCGGCCGATTTGACCGGCACATCCTTGTCGATCGGCCGGATCTTAAGGGACGGGAGGATATTTTTCGCGTTCACACAAAAAAAGTGATATTAGCGCCCGAGATTGACCTCAAGGTTCTCGCCTCAATGACGCCCGGGATGGTAGGGGCGGACATTGCGAACATCGTGAATGAGGCCGCCCTCCTTGCCGCCAGAAAGGACAAGAAGGCCATCGACATGGGCGATTTTGAAGAGGCGGTCGAACGGACCGTGGCCGGCCTGGAAAAGAAGAGCAGGGTCATCAATAAAAAAGAAAAGGAGATTGTATCCTATCATGAAAGTGGCCATGCCATCGTTGCCAGCAGGCTGCCACATGCCGATCCTGTGAGAAGAGTCTCGATCATTCCGCGTGGAATCGCCGCTCTTGGCTACACCATCCAGCTTCCCACCGAGGACCGGTACCTGCTGACAAAGGGGGAACTCCTGGACAAGATCACGGTCATGCTTGGGGGCAGGGCGGCCGAGGAAGTCATCTTCGGTGAGCCTTCGACGGGCGCGAGAGACGACCTGGCGAAGGCGACGGAAATCGCGATCAACATGGTCAAGACCTACGGAATGAGCGATGAACTGGGGCTGCTGGCCCTGGAAAGGAACAGAGCCCTTTTCCTCGGGGTTCCCGGTTATGAAAAGGACTACAGTGAGGAAACGGCTGGGAAAATTGATGCCGAAGTCAAGAGGATCCTGACGGAGGCTTATGAAAAGGCAAAATACATTCTTATGGAAGACACGGAAAAGCTTAGGAATATTTCCTCGATCCTTCGTGAAAAGGAAATGATCGAAGGGGATGAACTGCGGAATCTTCTGCAGGGGACAAAAAGATCAGGAACCTGA